A stretch of DNA from Cupriavidus taiwanensis:
CAGACGATGCCATATCCGAGCATCAGACTCCCGGCGTCGCCGAGAAATACGCGCAACTTTCCCCGGAAAGGATTGCGCATATTGAAGATCAAGAAGCCGAGGATCGCCCCGCAGAAAATTACGCTCACCCGCTGCGCAGCGAGATTGCCCAGCTCGCCGGCCAGATAGGCGTACCAGCCGAACACGATCAGCGAAAGCCCCCCCGCCAGGCCGTCGAGGCCATCGCTCATGTTCATGGCATTAATGACGGCGACCACAGCGAATAGCGTGAGCGGGATGGCCCAGTTCGCCAATTCGATCTCGCGCCGACCGAAGATGTCGCCCAGGGAGGTCAGATAGACGCCGCCCCATGACGTCATCAGGATGGCTGCAAAGAGCTGCGCACCCAGTTTGGCCACCGGAGACATGCCTTGCATGTCGTCAATCAGGCCGACAAAGGCCAGCAATGTCAGCCCCCCTAACAGGGCGACGTAGTAGCCCTGGTTGCGCATGAATAGCAGGCAACCCGCCCAGATCGCCAGCGTTACCGCAATGCCTCCGACCAGGGGCACGGCTCCGTGGTGCCGTTTGCGATTGTCGGGCCGATCCAGCAGGCCGCCGACCATAGCGACTGGCCGCAGCAGCAACACGCTCAGCGCAGAGACCAGGAAGGCAAAAGCTGGAACCCAGAAGAAATCGAACATGGAATCGTTCTAATAATGTTCAATTGCCGGCGGCGACCTGGCGCAAGCGGAACCGCCAGTAGGCGGACGACGTAAACAGCCGCATCATGCTTGCCAGATGCCAGCGGAGGTAGCGGAGACGGCGGTGGCTGTCGCGGCGGGCATCGTGCATCACTATGACATCATTGGCCAGATGGACACTCCCTCCATTCAGCCATGTACGCAGGCAAACGTCCACGTCCTCGCAATAGAGATGGTACCGGTCGTCGAAGCCACCCAGTCGCTGGAATACGCTGGCATCAAAAAGCAGAAACATGCCGGCCGCCCAGTCAACCGGAACCGTGCCTTCGCCGGCGTAGTCCGGGGGCAGACGCTTGTTGGCCAATCGGGTCAGGGCACGTCGCAACAAGACCAATGGCCTCGGCACCTTCCGCGCACTGTCCTCGACCGCGCCGTCGTTGGCGACCACACGCGGCGCTACGACCCCCGGCCGGGCCCGGGCTTGGGCCAACAGCGCAGGAAAGGGATTCTCGATCAACCGGACATCGGGATTGACCACGCAAAAATACGGCGTATCGCAAAGAGCAAAGGCTGCGTTGTGGTTTGCCCCGAACCCTTTGGGCGCGGCATTCCGGATATACCTGATGTCGAGATCGCCGACGGCATCATCCGTGTCGCGGCGTTCAGGCAGGTTCTCGGTTACGACAACCTTCAGGGGAAGTTCATGGGCGATCGCAGACAATTGCCTGATCAGGGGACGCATTAATTCCCCCTGGCCGTGGCTGACCAGGGAAATCGTCAGCAGCTTAGCGGTTGCTTCCACGGCCCGGCCTCGCATCCACCAACGCACCACCACGGCCCTTTACGCCGTCGATAATGCCTCGGGTCATCAATCGGATCCGCTTCAGCCGCGGCGACATGCCGAGGCCGAAGAACACCGCAAACTGCGACAAGCGGAACACATGCGTAATCCGCCATGCCAGGCTCATCGGCGTCGTCAGCAGCATGCGCACGGTATTGCGGAACATGTAGTAATCGCGCGCCGGGGAATGCACGGGCACTTCGCGCCAGCGGCCCAGCCAGACCCGCACGACATGGTCGCCCAGCGCGTGCTCAAGCCGCGCGCGCGGAATTGCAAAGAGTCGCATGCCCCGCGCCTTTACGCGCAGGCACCATTCGGTGTCGACATGATCGATAAAGTAGCCCTCGTTCATCATGCCGTGGCGCTCCAGCACCGAGATGGCAATCATGGTACCGGAGGCGATCAGAAAATCGGCCTCGATATAAGGCTCCGAGGTCTGGCTGGCGAGTCGCTGCACCCGGCCCCGCACCATGCGCACCACCTTGGAGGTCGTCCCGGTGCGGCGGTCGTGCGCCACCGCGCCCACCGCGCCCACCTCGACGCCGGCGTCGCGCAATTGCCGGTCGGCTTGCCGGAGCGCTGCGACCATGTTGTCAGCCGGTACGCTGTCGTGGTCCAGCAAGAGCACGTACTCGGCACCGGCGGCCTTTGCTGCTTCAATACCGCGGTTTTGGGCGGCGGCGATGCCGAGGTTGGTGCCTAGTGGTACGTAACGAATACGCCCAACCCCCGCATCTACCGAACCGCACATGGCGGAGACATCGACTCGAGCCGATCCGTTGTCGACAACCACAACAGTCCCGACCTGCTGCAAGGTAGCCTGCAACAGCCGCCGGAAAACAGGCTCGTCGGGATTGAAAGTAACGACGACGGCAGCGATGCTACAAGCTTCAACGGATGCGGCGCCTGGTGGCGGGGCAAATTGTGCTTCGCTCATGCGGCCCCCTTGATCCGACTTTGAACCGTGCGGACTACCCGGGCAAGCAGGGACCTGGCCCGAACGTAGCGCAGGTGTACCCTGAG
This window harbors:
- a CDS encoding MraY family glycosyltransferase yields the protein MFDFFWVPAFAFLVSALSVLLLRPVAMVGGLLDRPDNRKRHHGAVPLVGGIAVTLAIWAGCLLFMRNQGYYVALLGGLTLLAFVGLIDDMQGMSPVAKLGAQLFAAILMTSWGGVYLTSLGDIFGRREIELANWAIPLTLFAVVAVINAMNMSDGLDGLAGGLSLIVFGWYAYLAGELGNLAAQRVSVIFCGAILGFLIFNMRNPFRGKLRVFLGDAGSLMLGYGIVWFAVELSQSTYNNGRHVPPVVMLWVLGFVLIDLLVVVIRRALKRRNPLSADRTHLHHVLLRLGLSPDAIVWVILVSNALLGFAGVYGWKQGVSEQVLFLSFLGVTGLHLLLMRNAWRCLRVGRRIVLRGKRSLNSGDNGE
- a CDS encoding glycosyltransferase — translated: MEATAKLLTISLVSHGQGELMRPLIRQLSAIAHELPLKVVVTENLPERRDTDDAVGDLDIRYIRNAAPKGFGANHNAAFALCDTPYFCVVNPDVRLIENPFPALLAQARARPGVVAPRVVANDGAVEDSARKVPRPLVLLRRALTRLANKRLPPDYAGEGTVPVDWAAGMFLLFDASVFQRLGGFDDRYHLYCEDVDVCLRTWLNGGSVHLANDVIVMHDARRDSHRRLRYLRWHLASMMRLFTSSAYWRFRLRQVAAGN
- a CDS encoding glycosyltransferase family 2 protein — protein: MSEAQFAPPPGAASVEACSIAAVVVTFNPDEPVFRRLLQATLQQVGTVVVVDNGSARVDVSAMCGSVDAGVGRIRYVPLGTNLGIAAAQNRGIEAAKAAGAEYVLLLDHDSVPADNMVAALRQADRQLRDAGVEVGAVGAVAHDRRTGTTSKVVRMVRGRVQRLASQTSEPYIEADFLIASGTMIAISVLERHGMMNEGYFIDHVDTEWCLRVKARGMRLFAIPRARLEHALGDHVVRVWLGRWREVPVHSPARDYYMFRNTVRMLLTTPMSLAWRITHVFRLSQFAVFFGLGMSPRLKRIRLMTRGIIDGVKGRGGALVDARPGRGSNR